In the Afipia sp. GAS231 genome, TCTGATCATCCTGCCGCAGGCCATTCGCCACGTGATCCCGCCGCTGGTGAATACGTTCATCGCCTTCTTCAAGGATACCAGCCTGGTGCTGATCATCGGCATCTTCGATCTGCTGACGACGGCCAAGACCTCCATTATCGATCCCGCCTGGCAACCCTTCAGCGTCGAGGTGTATTTGTTCGTCGCGCTGATCTATTTCGTCTTTTGCTTTGCCATGTCGCGCTACAGCCGGCATCTGGAGGCGCAGGCGCAGCCGAACTGACCGGAACGCTGCAATCAGTGCAGCTCGATGCCGGCAAAAGGGATTTTCGAATGCTCACCGTCCACCACCTCGGCAGATCGCAATCGGAGCGGATCGTCTGGCTGTGCGAGGAGCTCGAGATTCCCTACGAGCTGAAGTGCTACACGCGCGATTCCGTGACCATGCTGGCGCCAGCCGACTACAAGGCGTTGCACAGAATCGGCTCTGCGCCCGTCATCACCGACGGCGATCTGGTGCTGGCCGAATCCGGCGCCGTGGTCGAATATGTCATCGCGAAATACGGCAACGGCCGCCTCGCGCTGAAACCGGATCATCCCGATTTCGCTGTTTATCTCTACTGGCTTCACTTCGCCAACGGCACCCTGCAGCCGAGCATGGGACGCTGCATGACCCTGAACCGGCTGAAACTCGCCGACGACAATCCGGTGCAGGTCGCCATGAGAGCGCGGCTCGACCGCGCCTTCGACCTGGTCGATGCGCGTACGCGCGAGGCGCAGTATCTCGCAGGCCCCGAATTCACCGCAGCCGACATCATGATGGGCTTTTCGCTCACCACCATGCGCTACTTCCTGCCCTACGATCTCGGTCGCTGCCCCAACATTGTCGGCTATCTCGCGCGCATCGGCGCCCGCCCGGGCTACCGCCGGGCGATGGAAAAGGGCGATCCGGGGATGGCCCTGCTGCTGACTTGATCGTCTCTTTGTTTAGCCGGCCTCTACTTTTGCTTGGAGGCACTTTCCTCGCGCACAGCGCCATCGCCCGAAAGCGCGATGGGAGCCGCCAACGCGGCATCTTGCCGGCGTTGCCGCCGGCTCCTGAACCGATAACCGACCACAATGAGTTCACCGGGCGGGCGTCCGGCAGCTTCGAGCGGGCGCGATACCGGCAGCTCGATTTCAGCAGCCTGATTATCCTGGGTCACGGCTTCGAGCGTGCGCAGGAAATCCCGCCCCTCGGCCGTGATTTGCCAGCCCTCGTCATCGCGAAGCACATAGAAGCTGCCGAAGATATCGATCGACGGAACCCGGCCTGCGAGGCGCTTGAGACGCGCGCTCCAGTCACCGCCGCTGGCGGTGAGGATCACGATGTCCCGTTTGAGTGAAGCAAGCGTGGCTCGGCCGTTGCCGTGACTAGCCAAGATCTTCAGAATAGCAACCTGTATGCTCAAGCCAACGCCTTCGGACCGCAACGCTTTTTGTTATTCTGCGCAGTCGTTGAGGTCAGGATATTGCGTTGCGGGGGTGGCCGTCCAGCAACCGCGGACAGTTATCCGCAGGCTTGAGAGGTTGGTGGCGCTTCACCGCCCCGCGATATCAAGGGCCGGCGCCCGGTAGTCCGGCGAATCCTCGTTCCGGATCGGGCCGGCGTAACCGAACTCGACCATGTGGACGGTCACATAGTCGTCGCCCAGGAACACGACACCATAGGCTTCCGGCAGATCGGCGGCGCTGGTGACGTCCGTTTCCGTGAAGTCCGGATAGCTCGCATGGTTGGTGCCGCGCAGCGACGAGACCGGCACACCGGAGACCGAACCGGCCAGCGGTATGTGGCAGTGTCCGAAGAAGATATGGCGGATCTTGTCGCGATGGCGGCCGACGATCCGCCGGAACGCGACGTCGTCGAGCAGCATGATATCGTCGGTCGACGCAATATGCGTCGGCATCGGGTTGTGATGCATGAACAGGAGAAACGGCCCGGGATGTTCGCGCAGGCGCGCTTCCAGCCAGGCTTGCCGCGGTTCGCAGTAACGGCCGGCATGGGTGTCCGGTTCTGCGGTGTCGAGAAACAGGCAGCGTCCGGCCGCGGTGTCATGCGTGCCCTGCGCAAAGCCACCGGGCCCGGTGTAGTCGGGAAAGACGCTCAAAAATGTCGCGCGCCGGTCGTGGTTGCCGATGCACAGCCGGGCCGGAATCGGAAACCGGTCGAGGCGAGCCTTGAGCCAGTCATAGTCGGCGCGGTCGCCGCAATCCGTCAGGTCGCCGGTGATGACCAACAGTTCGGCATCGTGATGGTGCTTGAGGATATCCGCCAGCGCACGCTCGAAATTGATCCGCGGATCGCGGCCACCGATCGTGGAACCGGCAGCCGTGAGATGGATGTCGGTCAGATGGATGAGCTTCATGGCTCCCTCAGTCATCACGTTCCGATACCGTCCGTTGCGTGAGCGCCACAATACCCGCAACAATGAGACAGTAACGGCCCGCAGACTGATGAAAAGTTAACGCGCCGAGCCAATTGCTTCAGCTTTCTGCCCGCCGGCTGCGCGATCCGAGGCTGTCGCCGGGAACGGCACGACCGGCCTACAGTGACACCAGGCTTTCGAACCCGCCATAGATCAGCCGCTTGCCGTCGAACGGCATCGCCTTCGGATCCATCATCGGTTTGGACCTGGGATCGGCCATCACCTTGGCGTTGACCCGGTCGCGCTGCGCGCGCGACTTGTAGGTGACCCACGCGAACACCACGGTTTCACCGGGCTTGAGTTTGACGGCACGCGGGAACGACGTCCGCTTGCCGACCTTGACGTCCTCGGCGACCCATTCGCGGTAATCCAGCGCGCCATGCTCGCGCCAGATCTTGCCTACCTTCTTTGCCATTTGGACGTAGGCTGCGAGCTTTTTCTTCGGCACAGCGACGATAAAGCCATCGACGTAAGGCATCCGGGTTTCCTCCACAGCTTTTCTTGACGCATCAATAGTCTCGATAAGGATCGTAGACGCGGCCACGGCGCCGCTGCTGCCCGAACGCGACGCGCGGATTGACGTTGCAGTAGAGCGCGCGCCCGGACGCCGACGCCATGCATTGGGCATAGCTGCTGTAGGCGCAGTCGCCGGGGATGCCGACGCCACGGCCCTGCAGACAATAGGGATAGTCGTAAGCCGCTGCCGGCGAAGGGCCGGCGAGCGTGGCGGCCAAAGCCGCAGACAAGGTCAAAATCGCCAACATCGCGTTGCGCATGATCGATCTCCTTTGCCTGAAGCAGGACAGCCGCGGGGCCTATGCTAAAACCCCGCGGCCGTCGTAATGTTCCCCGGTAAGGTCACTCCACCTTGGCGATGTTGGCGCCTTCGATCACTTTCTTCCACTTCTCGGTCTCGGCAGCGATATCGGCGCCGAACTTCTCCGGTGTCTGGATCAGCGGCTCGCCGCCGAGTTCGACCAGGCGCTTCTTCATGTCCGGCTCGGCCAGGATCGCGTTGATCTCGGTGTTGAGCTTGGCGATGATTTCCTTCGGCGTATTCTTCGGCGCCCCCATGCCGAACAGTGCGCTCGCCTCGTAGCCGGGAACGGTTTCGGCGACCGTCGGGGTGTCCGGGAGTTGCGAGGATTTCTCCGTCGTCGTCACCGCCAGCGCCCGCAGCGTACCGGACTTGATGTGCTGGATGATCGAGGGCATGTTGTCGAAGATCACCTGCACCTGGCCGCCGATCATGTCGGTGATCGCCGGCGCGGCTCCACGATACGGCACGTGCTGCATCTTGACGCCGGTCATCGCCATGAACAGTTCGCCGGACAGGTGCACCGAGGTGCCGTTGCCGGAGGAAGCCATGTTGACCTTGCCCGGATTGGCCTTCGCATAGGCGATGAACTCGGCGACGTTCTTGGCCGTGACATCCTTGTTGACCGTCATCACGTTCGGCACGCGATTAAAGGACGCGACCGGCGCGATGTCGCGGACGAAGTTGAACTTCAGATTGGCGTAGAGCGAGGCGTTGATGTAGTTCGCCGGGTTGACCAGCAGCACGGTGTAACCGTCGGGCTCGGCGTTGACGACGCTTTCGGTGCCGATGTTGTTGCCGGCGCCGGGCTTGTTTTCGATCACGAATTGCTGGCCGAGCTTCTCCGACAGCCGCTGGCCGATCAGCCGCGCGATGATATCGGTGGCGCCGCCCGGCGGATATCCGACCACCCAGCGCACCGGCCGCGTCGGATAATCCGCAGCCGGAGCGCTGCCGATGGAGGCGAATGCCGAAAGGCCGAGTGCCGTCAGGCCAATCGCGGCGCGGCGTGAAATCATGAATTTTCTCCCTAAAAACCGGGTTTAGAGCCCGGTCCGTTCTATTGAATTGATCGCGGGCCGCGTTGTAACAAACAAACCCAAACGCGGCCAGTGCGACACTTGCGCCTGCGACCGCGACGAAAGGATAAGTCATGTCCGTGAAGGTAAATGCACTCGACCATCTCGTGATCAATGTGACGGATGTGGCGCGCTCCACCGAGTGGTATCGCAAGATTCTCGGCATGGAGGTCAGGGTGTTCGACCCGGGTGCGGGCAAGACGCCGCGCACCTCGCTGGTGTTCGGGAACCAGAAGATCAACGTGCGCCCGCGTGGTGCCGACAAGGTCGAGTGGTTCACCGCCGACCATGAGACCGCCGGCAGCGACGACCTGTGCTTTCTGACATCAAGCACCCCGGACCAGGTGGTCGCGCACCTCAACGCCAACGGCGTCGCGATCGAGGAAGGCCCGGTCGCCAAACAGGGCGCCCGCGGCACGCTGCGCTCGGTCTATTGCCGCGATCCGGACGGGAGCTTGATCGAGATTTCGTCGTATGAGGGTGGGGTGGGCTGAGGCGACCTTCACACCTGCGCACACCACCACTACTCGTCATGCCCGGGCTTGACCCGGGCATCCACGTCTTCGCCCAGCCACTGAAAGTAAGACGTGGATGGCCGGGTCAAGCCCGGCCATGACGGAGATGGCGGCGCATCGCCTCAACAATTTGCTCCCCGCGCGATCCAATGGCAGAACTACTCCCAAGCAAATCCAAGGCAGCCCGCCAAGAAGCTGCACGGGAGGAACCATGGCCATTTCACAGCCAGCGCCGGGCGTCGTCGGACCATTCGCAGGGCTCGACGTGCCATGGCTGCTGCGGATGCGCAGCGAGAGCCGCCGCAACCATCCCTTCCTGATCTGGGCGCCGTTCGAGGCGCCGGCGCGGAGCTGGTCGTACGGCGAATTTCACGAGCGTGTCGGCGCACTGGCCGCCGGCATGGTCAAGCGCGGCATCAAGCCGGGCGAGTATGTCCTGATTCATCTCGACAACTGCATCGAGGCGATGCTGGCGTGGTTTGCCTGCGTCGAGCTCGGCGCCATCGCGGTCACCACCAACACCCGCTCGGCGGCGGCGGAAATGGAATATTTTGCCGGCCATTGCTGCGCGGTCGCCGCGATTACGCAGCCCGCTTATGCCGAACTGATCTCGGCCCATTGCCGCGATCTCCGCTGGATCGCCGTGATCTCGCATGATGCCGGCAGCGCGCCGGCCAGCAGTGCGCCGCGCGGCGACAGCTTCGAATCCCTGTTCGCCGACAGCGCCGACCGGCCACGCCGCGCCACCGATCCGATGGCGCCTTGCAGCGTACAATATACTTCCGGCACCACGTCGCGCCCCAAGGCCGTGCTGTGGACCCATGCCAACGCGCTGTGGGGCGGCAAGATCAACGCCGCGCATGAGGATCTGCACGCGACCGACGTGCACCAGACCTACCTGCCGCTGTTTCACACCAACGCGCTGGCCTATTCGATGCTGGCAACCTTGTGGGTCGGCGGATCTTGCGTGATCCAGCCGCGGTTTTCCGCCAGCCCGTTCTGGAGCACCGCCCTCGAACACAACTGCACCTGGACCTCGACGATCCCGTTCTGCATGAAGGCGCTGCTCGAGCACGAGATCCCCAGGAACCACAAATTCCGGCTCTGGGGCACGGCGGTGAACGATCCGCCGCCGTTTGCCGCGTTCGGCATCAAGACCATCGGCTGGTGGGGCATGACCGAGACCATCACCCATGGCATCATTGGTGAAGTCGACCAGCCCAACACGCCGATGTCGATCGGCCGCGCAGCGCCCGAATATTCGATCCGCGTCACCGACGACGACGGCAAGCCGACGGATGTCGGCGACACCGGCAATCTCCTGATCAAGGGTATTCCCGGCCTGTCGCTGTTCGCGGAATATCTCCACAATGAAAAGGCCACGACCGAGAGCTTCGACGAGCATGGCTATTTCATCACCGGCGACCGGGTCACACTGCTTGACGATGGCTTCCTCAGGTTCGGCGACCGCGCCAAGGACATGCTGAAGGTCGGCGGCGAGAATGTCGCAGCCTCCGAGATCGAACAGGTGATCGCGGTGGTGCCCGGCGTGCGCGAGGCCGCGGTGGTGGCCAAGAAGCACCCGATGCTGGACGAGGTGCCGGTGGTCTTCATCATCCCGGCCGCGGGCGTGGCAGATGCGCCGCCCGGCCTCCATGACTCTGTCATGGCGGCCTGCCGTAATTCGCTGGCGGATTTCAAAGTGCCGCGCGAGATTCATTTTGTCGATGAAATGCCGCGCTCGACCTTGGAGAAGGTGGCGAAGGCGGAACTAAGGAAGATGCTGGGGTAGCCGAACAATCCACCGTCATTGCCTGCAACAAACGCGAAGCGTTTGTGCAAGGGAGCGAAGCGACGAAGCAATCCAGCGCTTCTTCTAGTGAAGAACTGGATTGCTTCGCTTCGCTCGCAATGACGGAGCAAAAAAACAAATAGCCGGTGAGGAACAATATGCGCCAACTGCAATCATTCACGAGACCTTTCGCCATCGCCCTCTCCCTCGCATGGCCCGCGTCTGCCCTCGCCCAATCCGCCGACACCGTCCTGTTCAACGGAAAAATCCTGACCGTCGACAAGGACTTTTCGGTGCAGCAGGCGCTCGCGATCGGAAACGGCCGCATCGTCGCCACCGGCTCATCGGCCGCGATGAAGAAGCTCGGCGGCGACAAGGCCAAACTGGTCGATCTCGGCGGACGCACCGTGATTCCCGGACTGACCGACGGCCATATCCACGGCATCCGCGCGGCGCTGACCTTCGGCACCGAAGTGAACTGGATCGGCGTGCCGACCCTGAAGGAAGCGCTGGAGAAAATCCACGCCGCCGCGAAGACCCAAAAGCCCGGCTCGTGGATCGTGGTCGCCGGCGGCTGGACCGAGGAGCAGTTCGCCGAGAAACGCCGGCCGACGCCGGCCGATATCGCAGCGGTTGCGCCCGACAATCCCGTCTACATCCAGCATCTCTATGACTGGCTGCTGCTGTCTCCAAAAGCCATGGAAGCCCTCAATATTCGCGACGACGCCGATGTCGCGCCCGGCGGCAAGCTCGCGCGCGACGGCGACAGACCGACCGGCGTGATCGACGCCAACGGCAACGCGCTGGGCAGGATTTTCGACAAACTGCCGAAGCCGACCATGGAACAGCAGATCGACGGCTCCAAAAAATTCTTCAGCGAGATGAACAGCCTCGGCATCACCGGCATCGTCGACGGCGGCGGGGTCAGCGTCTATCCGTCGACCTATCAGGCCGTGTTCAAGCTGTGGCAGGACAAGGAACTGACGGTCCGTGTCGCCTATCATCTCTGCTCGCCTAAGCCGGGTACCGAACTCGCCGACCTGCAGAACCTGACGCAATTGCTGCCGCCCGGATTCGGCGACCCGATGCTGCACTTCAACGGCCCCGGCGAGATCCTGATCTGGGCCGACTGGACCGACGGCGACATCACACCCGACGGCAAGGCCAAGCTCGCCGAACTGCTGCGCTGGGCGGCATCGAAGCGATACACGATTCAATTGCACTGGAATCCCGATCGCACCGTCCACGACCTGCTCGACGTGGTCGAAGACATCAACAAGGATTTTCCGGTGCGCGACCTGCGTTGGGCCGTGCTGCATCTCTACAACGTTTCGGAAGACAGCCTGAAGCGGATGAAATCGCTGGGGCTGGTCTGGGGCGTGCAGGACGGACTGTACTTCGGCGGCGAGCGGTTGCAGCGCGAGGTCGGCGTCGAGCAGGCCAGGCTGATGCCGCGGATCGCGACCGCGATGAAGCTCGGGCTGACGGTGGCCGGCGGCACCGATGCGCACCGGGTGTCGTCCTACAACCCGTTCGTCTCGCTGCAATGGTATCTCGACGGCACCACCATCGGCGGCACCCAGACGCGCGCGCCTGAGGAAGCGCCGAGCCGGCGCCAGGCGCTGGAAATGTACACCCGCAACTCGGCCTTCATGGCCAATGACGACGACAAGCGCGGCACGCTGGAAGCGGGCAAGTTCGCCGACCTTGCAGTGCTGTCGGCGGACTACCTGACCGCGCCGGTGAAGGAGATCGGCAAGATCAGGTCTGTCATGACGATGGTGGGCGGCAAGGTGGTGTATGCGGCGGCGCCGTTTGGGAAGTGAGGGGGCGCCCCCGTCATTGCGAGGAGCGTAGCGACGAAGCAATCCATCGTGCGGCAAACGAAGTCTGGATTGCTTCGCTTCGCTCGCAATGACGGCTAAAACGTAGGGTGGGTTAGGCGAAGCCGTAACCCACCATCTTTCTGTTGCGGTGGATTACGCTTCGCTAATCCACCCTACACTCCTCGCAATGACGGCTGAAACCTAGTTCACCTCAAACCTAATCGGCAATTTCTTCGGCCCATTCACAAAATACGCCTGCGTCATCCTGACCTCGCCGTCGAGCGCGACCGATTTCAGCCGCGGCAACAATTCCTCGAACAGGATCTTCATCTCCAGCTTCGCCAGATACTGCCCGAGGCAGAGATGGGCGCCGTAGCCGAACGCAACATGACGGTTCGGCTTGCGGTCGCAGCGGAACTTGTACGGCTCCTCGAATACGTCCTCGTCGCGATTGCCTGAGGCGTAGCACAGCATCAACCAGTCGCCTTTTGCAATTTTGCGGCCTCCGAGTTCGGTATCAGCGGTAGCAGAACGCATGAAGTGCTTGACCGGGGTCATCCAGCGGATCGCCTCGTCGACCAGCCCCGGGATCAGGTCGGGATTGGCCTTGACCCGCTCAAATTGCGCGGGGTCTTCCGCCAGCGCCCACAGCGCGCCGGCGGTAGACGACGAGGTGGTGTCGTGGCCCGCGGTCGCGACGATCATGTAATAGCTTGTCGCGTCGT is a window encoding:
- a CDS encoding glutathione S-transferase family protein — its product is MLTVHHLGRSQSERIVWLCEELEIPYELKCYTRDSVTMLAPADYKALHRIGSAPVITDGDLVLAESGAVVEYVIAKYGNGRLALKPDHPDFAVYLYWLHFANGTLQPSMGRCMTLNRLKLADDNPVQVAMRARLDRAFDLVDARTREAQYLAGPEFTAADIMMGFSLTTMRYFLPYDLGRCPNIVGYLARIGARPGYRRAMEKGDPGMALLLT
- a CDS encoding aminoacyl-tRNA deacylase; the protein is MSIQVAILKILASHGNGRATLASLKRDIVILTASGGDWSARLKRLAGRVPSIDIFGSFYVLRDDEGWQITAEGRDFLRTLEAVTQDNQAAEIELPVSRPLEAAGRPPGELIVVGYRFRSRRQRRQDAALAAPIALSGDGAVREESASKQK
- a CDS encoding phosphodiesterase, yielding MKLIHLTDIHLTAAGSTIGGRDPRINFERALADILKHHHDAELLVITGDLTDCGDRADYDWLKARLDRFPIPARLCIGNHDRRATFLSVFPDYTGPGGFAQGTHDTAAGRCLFLDTAEPDTHAGRYCEPRQAWLEARLREHPGPFLLFMHHNPMPTHIASTDDIMLLDDVAFRRIVGRHRDKIRHIFFGHCHIPLAGSVSGVPVSSLRGTNHASYPDFTETDVTSAADLPEAYGVVFLGDDYVTVHMVEFGYAGPIRNEDSPDYRAPALDIAGR
- a CDS encoding DUF1428 domain-containing protein; translation: MPYVDGFIVAVPKKKLAAYVQMAKKVGKIWREHGALDYREWVAEDVKVGKRTSFPRAVKLKPGETVVFAWVTYKSRAQRDRVNAKVMADPRSKPMMDPKAMPFDGKRLIYGGFESLVSL
- a CDS encoding DUF3551 domain-containing protein, encoding MRNAMLAILTLSAALAATLAGPSPAAAYDYPYCLQGRGVGIPGDCAYSSYAQCMASASGRALYCNVNPRVAFGQQRRRGRVYDPYRDY
- a CDS encoding tripartite tricarboxylate transporter substrate binding protein, translated to MISRRAAIGLTALGLSAFASIGSAPAADYPTRPVRWVVGYPPGGATDIIARLIGQRLSEKLGQQFVIENKPGAGNNIGTESVVNAEPDGYTVLLVNPANYINASLYANLKFNFVRDIAPVASFNRVPNVMTVNKDVTAKNVAEFIAYAKANPGKVNMASSGNGTSVHLSGELFMAMTGVKMQHVPYRGAAPAITDMIGGQVQVIFDNMPSIIQHIKSGTLRALAVTTTEKSSQLPDTPTVAETVPGYEASALFGMGAPKNTPKEIIAKLNTEINAILAEPDMKKRLVELGGEPLIQTPEKFGADIAAETEKWKKVIEGANIAKVE
- a CDS encoding VOC family protein; translation: MSVKVNALDHLVINVTDVARSTEWYRKILGMEVRVFDPGAGKTPRTSLVFGNQKINVRPRGADKVEWFTADHETAGSDDLCFLTSSTPDQVVAHLNANGVAIEEGPVAKQGARGTLRSVYCRDPDGSLIEISSYEGGVG
- a CDS encoding AMP-binding protein yields the protein MAISQPAPGVVGPFAGLDVPWLLRMRSESRRNHPFLIWAPFEAPARSWSYGEFHERVGALAAGMVKRGIKPGEYVLIHLDNCIEAMLAWFACVELGAIAVTTNTRSAAAEMEYFAGHCCAVAAITQPAYAELISAHCRDLRWIAVISHDAGSAPASSAPRGDSFESLFADSADRPRRATDPMAPCSVQYTSGTTSRPKAVLWTHANALWGGKINAAHEDLHATDVHQTYLPLFHTNALAYSMLATLWVGGSCVIQPRFSASPFWSTALEHNCTWTSTIPFCMKALLEHEIPRNHKFRLWGTAVNDPPPFAAFGIKTIGWWGMTETITHGIIGEVDQPNTPMSIGRAAPEYSIRVTDDDGKPTDVGDTGNLLIKGIPGLSLFAEYLHNEKATTESFDEHGYFITGDRVTLLDDGFLRFGDRAKDMLKVGGENVAASEIEQVIAVVPGVREAAVVAKKHPMLDEVPVVFIIPAAGVADAPPGLHDSVMAACRNSLADFKVPREIHFVDEMPRSTLEKVAKAELRKMLG
- a CDS encoding amidohydrolase, translating into MRQLQSFTRPFAIALSLAWPASALAQSADTVLFNGKILTVDKDFSVQQALAIGNGRIVATGSSAAMKKLGGDKAKLVDLGGRTVIPGLTDGHIHGIRAALTFGTEVNWIGVPTLKEALEKIHAAAKTQKPGSWIVVAGGWTEEQFAEKRRPTPADIAAVAPDNPVYIQHLYDWLLLSPKAMEALNIRDDADVAPGGKLARDGDRPTGVIDANGNALGRIFDKLPKPTMEQQIDGSKKFFSEMNSLGITGIVDGGGVSVYPSTYQAVFKLWQDKELTVRVAYHLCSPKPGTELADLQNLTQLLPPGFGDPMLHFNGPGEILIWADWTDGDITPDGKAKLAELLRWAASKRYTIQLHWNPDRTVHDLLDVVEDINKDFPVRDLRWAVLHLYNVSEDSLKRMKSLGLVWGVQDGLYFGGERLQREVGVEQARLMPRIATAMKLGLTVAGGTDAHRVSSYNPFVSLQWYLDGTTIGGTQTRAPEEAPSRRQALEMYTRNSAFMANDDDKRGTLEAGKFADLAVLSADYLTAPVKEIGKIRSVMTMVGGKVVYAAAPFGK